Below is a window of Fervidobacterium pennivorans DSM 9078 DNA.
GTTCTTCAATTCATCAAAATCCGTGGTTGCTCTGAGTCTTTTTGCTTGGACCAGTTCTCTTAATTCATTATCATCAACATCGCCAATGTAGTTTTCCCCTCTGTTAATCATATCAACGCGTTTTTCTTGTATATCAAACCCAACGACCTTGTAGCCAGCTCTTGCTTTCTCAACTGCCAGAGGTAGTCCTACATAGCCCATCCCAATTACACCAACAACCGCTTCTTTGTTTAGAATCTTTTCGTACAAACTCATCTTCATCCCTCCAGCCAGCTTTATTATCCCACACTCGCTCAAGAATTTTAAAATATTCATTCACTGAATGAATTTTACCATACAAATTATCGTCCGTCAATTAAGAAACTTTAATTATCCCGCCTGATTGGTTAGCAACATCTCTGTAAGCATATATTAACGAAAATTTTTCTTGAAAAACTTTCCTCAATGGTAAAATAATACACGTATGCAAGTTTCATATGCAAAAAACGGGTACTTAAAACGCGTCTTAAACGGTTGGGGATTCCCCGCACGTCTCCAACCTACGTTGTTTTAGTACCTGTAAAACACTCAGGGAGGTGAACTTTGTGTACGCGATAGTGGAAAGTGGTGGAAAACAGTACAAAGTCGAGGCTGGACAACTACTACACACAGAAAAGCTCAACGTGGCTCCAGGTGAAACCATCGAGCTTGACAAAGTTGTCATGGTCAAAACAGACGATGGTAAAGTCCTTGTTGGACAACCATACCTCACAAACGTAAAGGTTACAGGAACTGTTGTCGAACACGCAAGGGCAAGAAAAGTGCTCGTTGGGCAGTTCATTCCAAGAAAAGGCCACAAGACAATCAAAGGGCACAGACAGTGGTACACCACTATCAAGATTGAAAAGATAGAAGTGAAATAATCACATAAGATGATTGTGTGCAAGTTTAAGGTATTAAAAGGCTTCTATGAAGCATTTGAAATCTCAGGACATGCGTTGTATGCAAAGAAGGGAAAAGACATAGTCTGCGCGGCGGTAAGTACGGTTTCTCAGCATACGGCGAGGGCGTTGAGTGAAGACGGAGCGCAGTTAGAAATTGAAGAAGGATACCTGAAAGTTGAAAAGATTCCGAAAGACAATATCTCGCAAAGATTCGTAGAAGAACTTAGAAAAACACTGGAAGATATCGCAAGTCAGTATCCAAGATACGTCAGAGTGGAGGTGAACGATGATGCGCATTAATATACAACTCTTTGCAAAAGCCAGTGGCGCAGGCAGAAACGGAAGAGACAGCAATCCAAAATACTTGGGTTTCAAGAAATACGATGGTGAAAGAGTCATCGCAGGGAACATCATACTCAGACAGAGAGGCACAAAATTCTGGCCCGGTCAGAACGTTGGAATGGGTAGAGACTTCACACTCTTCGCACTCAAAGACGGTATTGTGAAGATTGTCGAAAAGAACAACAGAAGATACGTAACGGTTGTCGAAGAACAATAAGAACCCCAACTTCTTCCCATCGAAGGGGGAACACAGTATGAAGAACAGTTCTGCGGTAAGAATTGCAACAATTGGAATAATGTCTGCACTAGCAACCGGACTCATGTTCTTAGAACTTCCCATATTTCCATCGGTGAATTTCTTAAAATTCGACCCAAGCGATATACTTCCATTGCTTGCAGGATTTATTTTTGGACCCATCGACGGAATTTTGGTGTTATTAATCAAAGATATACTCTTTTATTTACTGAAATCCGGAGATATTGTAGGCATCATGATGAACTTTGCAGCAGGTGTTTCGTTCCTGTTACCGGTTATCTACATCTACCGAATTAGGGAAAATAGGGTATTCGAGATAATTGGTTACGTAGTTGGTGTGCTCGTAGTTTCAGGTGTAATGACCGTTCTCAATATGGTAGTTGTTCCGTTCTACTGGAAAATCCCACTCAAAGAGACACTGAAATATTTACCGTACATAGCAGGTTTTAACGCGATAAAATTCTCAATAGATGCGGTTGTAACTGCCTTAATTAGAGAGCGAATTGAGAAAATATTTGAATAATGACAGTCG
It encodes the following:
- the rplU gene encoding 50S ribosomal protein L21, translated to MYAIVESGGKQYKVEAGQLLHTEKLNVAPGETIELDKVVMVKTDDGKVLVGQPYLTNVKVTGTVVEHARARKVLVGQFIPRKGHKTIKGHRQWYTTIKIEKIEVK
- a CDS encoding ribosomal-processing cysteine protease Prp, producing the protein MIVCKFKVLKGFYEAFEISGHALYAKKGKDIVCAAVSTVSQHTARALSEDGAQLEIEEGYLKVEKIPKDNISQRFVEELRKTLEDIASQYPRYVRVEVNDDAH
- the rpmA gene encoding 50S ribosomal protein L27; this translates as MRINIQLFAKASGAGRNGRDSNPKYLGFKKYDGERVIAGNIILRQRGTKFWPGQNVGMGRDFTLFALKDGIVKIVEKNNRRYVTVVEEQ
- a CDS encoding ECF transporter S component, which gives rise to MKNSSAVRIATIGIMSALATGLMFLELPIFPSVNFLKFDPSDILPLLAGFIFGPIDGILVLLIKDILFYLLKSGDIVGIMMNFAAGVSFLLPVIYIYRIRENRVFEIIGYVVGVLVVSGVMTVLNMVVVPFYWKIPLKETLKYLPYIAGFNAIKFSIDAVVTALIRERIEKIFE